The stretch of DNA AGAAGGGTGGTCAGGCCACCAAGGACAAGTACGGACCGGAATTCTTCTCGCAGATCGGTCGCAAAGGCGGCGAGTCAGTCAAACGCGAACGCGGTGTGGAGTTCTATTCGTCGATCGGGCGGAAGGGCGGCTCCTCCTCGCGCGCCGGCAAGGGACGCAAGAAAACCCCTTGACCGCGCCAGGCGCGGGACCGTGCGATTTCGGCAGGCCTCGGCGCTGTGAGGTCTGGCGGACCAGCCAGCACGTGAGCCGCCTGCCTGCCGGATGCACACCGGCCAACGGGGAGCCTCGCTCAGCGGGGCTCCCCGACGTTTGACGGGCTTCCGCGGAGATCGCTACAATCCAGCGTTCCGACGGGCCTGCGCAAGCGGCGTTCGGGAACTTCCCCCGGGTTGATTGAAACCGATTCGTTGCCGCCGTTCGGGAAAGGCTCCCTCGTGACTGACCTGCCCAGCTTGGACGCCCTCACCTGTTCCCGCCGCCTCGCCGAAGGCGAATGCACGGCGCAGGATCTGGTGCAGGCCTGCTGGCAACGCATCCAGGCAACCGACGGAGCGGTGCGCGCCTTCCTGCATCACACGCCGGAGCAAGCCCTCCAGGCCGCAGAGGGCGTCGATCGCCGTCGTCGCGCGGGTGAAGCGCTCTCACCGCTGGCCGGTGTGCCGCTGGCCATCAAGGACAACATCGTGACCGCCGGGGTCCGCACCACGGCTGCCAGCCGCTTGCTCGAGCACTGGGTGCCCCCCTATGACGCCACCGTGTCCGCCAAGCTGGCGAGTCTGGGCCTGCCGAGCCTGGGCAAGCTCAACATGGATGAATTTGCGATGGGGTCGTCTTGCGAAAATTCGGCGTTCGGCGCCACGCGCAACCCGTGGGACCTCAGCCGCGTCCCGGGCGGCTCATCCGGCGGCTCGGCGGCTGCCGTGGCCGCCGGACAGGTTCCCTGGGCCCTCGGCACCGATACCGGCGGTTCGATCCGTCAGCCAGCCTCCTTCTGTGGCCTGGTGGGCATGAAGCCGACCTACGGTCGGGTGTCACGCTACGGCCTGATCGCGTTTGCCTCCAGCCTCGACCAGATTGGCCCGCTGACGCGCACGGTGCGGGACAACGCCCTGCTGCTGGAGGCGATCGCCGGCCACGACCCGCGCGACGCCACCTCGCTGAACGTGCCCCCCCCGGACCTGTGCAGTGGACTGGAAACACCCGTCAAAGGGTTGCGCGTCGGCGTGATCGACGACCTGATGGGCGACGGAATTGCCCCTGAGGTCCGTCAGTCCGTGGAACAGGCACTGGAGGTCCTGGCTTCACTGGGGGCTGAAGTGGGACGGGTCACGCTGCCCCACACCCACATTGCCCTGCCGACCTACTACGTGATCGCGACGGCTGAGGCCAGCTCCAACCTGGCGCGCTACGACGGGGTGCGCTATGGCAGCCGGTCCGAGGACAGCCAAGACCTGAACGCCCTGTACACGGGCACGCGCGCGCTGTTCGGGGCGGAGGTCAAGCGCCGGATCATGCTGGGAACCTACGCCCTGGCCGCCGGTTACTACGAGGCGTACTACAAGAAGGCCTTGCAGCTCCGCACCCTGATCGTGCGCGACTATGCCGAGGCGTTCGCACGCTTCGACGTGCTGATCAGCCCCACCACCCCCACCACCGCCTTCAAGCTGGGGGAGAAGGTGGACGACCCGCTGGCGATGTACCTGGCCGACCTCGCCACCATCCCGGTCAATCTGGCCGGCCTGCCCGCTCTGTCGCTGCCTTGTGGCGCCGACCGAGCGGGCCTGCCGATCGGTTTGCAGATGATCGGACGCTCCCTCGACGAGGCCACGCTCTATCGCCTGGCCTATGCCTACGAACAAGCCACGGACCACCATCGGCGGCGCCCCCCCGAAGCCCCGCTGCTCGCCGGCCACGGCGTGGAACTGCAAAGGAGATGAGGCCCGTGTCCCCGCGTTATGAGGCCGTGATCGGACTGGAAGTCCACGCCGAGCTGCTGACCGAAACCAAGATCTTCTGTGCCTGCCGTGCCGAATTCGGCGCCTCGCCGAACCAGCATGTGTGTCCTGTTTGCAGCGGCATGCCGGGCGCGTTGCCGGTGCTGAACGAGAAGGTGCTGACCTACGCGATGATGGCGGGCTGCGCGCTCAACTGTCGGATCGCCGAACGCAGCAAGTTCGATCGCAAGAACTACTTTTATCCAGACCTGCCCAAGGCCTATCAGATCTCTCAATTCGATGAGCCAATCTGCGCGGGCGGCTGGCTGGACGTCCCGCTGGGCGAGGAAACCCGACGAATCGGCATCACCCGAATCCACATGGAGGAAGATGCCGGCAAGCTCGTCCATCAGGGAGCCGCGGGGCTGGCGGGTTCCACCCACTCGCTGCTGGACCTGAATCGGGCAGGCGTGCCCCTGCTGGAAATCGTCTCCGAGCCGGAGATGCACACCCCGGAGGAGGCCAAGGCCTACATCCAGGAGTTGCGCGCCATTCTCGTTTACCTGGGGATCAACGACGGCCGTCTGGAGCAGGGCTCGTTGCGCTGCGACGCCAACGTCTCGATCCGCCCCGTGGGGA from Candidatus Sericytochromatia bacterium encodes:
- the gatA gene encoding Asp-tRNA(Asn)/Glu-tRNA(Gln) amidotransferase subunit GatA; translation: MTDLPSLDALTCSRRLAEGECTAQDLVQACWQRIQATDGAVRAFLHHTPEQALQAAEGVDRRRRAGEALSPLAGVPLAIKDNIVTAGVRTTAASRLLEHWVPPYDATVSAKLASLGLPSLGKLNMDEFAMGSSCENSAFGATRNPWDLSRVPGGSSGGSAAAVAAGQVPWALGTDTGGSIRQPASFCGLVGMKPTYGRVSRYGLIAFASSLDQIGPLTRTVRDNALLLEAIAGHDPRDATSLNVPPPDLCSGLETPVKGLRVGVIDDLMGDGIAPEVRQSVEQALEVLASLGAEVGRVTLPHTHIALPTYYVIATAEASSNLARYDGVRYGSRSEDSQDLNALYTGTRALFGAEVKRRIMLGTYALAAGYYEAYYKKALQLRTLIVRDYAEAFARFDVLISPTTPTTAFKLGEKVDDPLAMYLADLATIPVNLAGLPALSLPCGADRAGLPIGLQMIGRSLDEATLYRLAYAYEQATDHHRRRPPEAPLLAGHGVELQRR